In Marasmius oreades isolate 03SP1 chromosome 3, whole genome shotgun sequence, a single window of DNA contains:
- a CDS encoding uncharacterized protein (antiSMASH:Cluster_3.8) produces MTLLNRIFSLISGFQIAPASFGYIIAPPELPCASLDVKSEIKRFLQSVSYETPSVKFDKDGLKEAVLKEIATWNANDGHHGKLYDRIADQAAALVEYSYFHHGFDAKVQFALYSWFMIFIDDLSKRMPNAITEFQHRILLHKPQLDPALEQFPRILGNLYLHWDPICANSMVCAALEFISGTVMEDKKEIETMLPHPYAENWPKFLRSKTGIAPAYSYAVFPRTAHPDMSVYVQVLPDMEDFINLGNDILSFYKEDLAGDEMTYVSFRAKITGKRPLRVLSEMVDEITRSHERILKVLSDYPEALKWWLTFERGYIGWHLSLKRYRLSEIGLQM; encoded by the exons ATGACGCTCCTCAACCGGATTTTTTCGCTCATATCAGGTTTCCAAATCGCCCCTGCTTCCTTCGGATACATTATCGCCCCTCCG GAACTTCCCTGCGCTAGCCTCGATGTGAAGTCTGAAATTAAGCGTTTCCTGCAGAGCGTGTCCTATGAGACCCCCTCTGTTAAATTTGACAAAGATGGTCTCAAGGAGGCAGTCTTGAAAGAGATCGCAACATGGAATGCCAACGACGGGCACCACGGCAAGCTCTATGATAGAATTGCTGATCAAGCGGCTGCACTCGTAGAG TATTCCTACTTCCACCATGGGTTTGATGCCAAAGTGCAGTTTGCTCTCTACTCGTG GTTTATGATCTTTATCGACGACCTTTCAAAACGGATGCCCAATGCAATAACCGAATTCCAGCACCGTATCCTCCTTCACAAACCTCAACTTGACCCCGCTCTCGAACAGTTTCCCAGAATACTCGGCAATCTATACCTGCACTGGGACCCCATCTGCGCTAACTCGATGGTGTGTGCTGCGTTAGAGTTCATTAGTGGAACAGTTATGGAAGACAAGAAGGAGATTGAAACAATGCTGCCTCATCCCTACGCCGAAAATTGGCCGAAATTCCTTCGCTCAAAGACAGGTATTGCGCCTGCCTACTCCTATGCTGTGTTCCCTCGGACCGCCCATCCCGACATGTCGGTTTATGTTCAGGTTCTGCCCGATATGGAGGACTTCATTAACCTTGGCAATGACATTCTCTC GTTCTACAAAGAGGACCTCGCCGGCGACGAAATGACCTACGTTTCGTTCAGAGCCAAAATCACCGGAAAACGTCCGCTTCGTGTTCTTTCTGAAATGGTCGACGAGATCACGCGCTCTCATGAACGTATCTTAAAGGTCCTTTCAGACTATCCAGAAGCCTTGAAATGGTGGCTCACCTTTGAAAGAGGCTACAT CGGATGGCATTTGTCTTTGAAGCGATATAGGTTGTCCGAAATTGGTCTACAGATGTAA
- a CDS encoding uncharacterized protein (antiSMASH:Cluster_3.8) has protein sequence MRDTQRTDSRGVTQNTRSVRWINGAEAKKQGYASQYRAARVAILRLLGLPSSPDYPVLEDEHMYAKSSVTPRELGDGRKTDAWIWRYGRLKGLDDKGKMEFVLEAERIQWFRAKADMERLIEEIEILEEEFRRLVRSCQSLSSYWSQLADVPPSPFFSRFQLAKSVQTFIEGPQNPYCVYAAQKSALYDKMAKETEKKFRKLGGCWPGETEDLNAFFRRQRPTVTVDWNNVQP, from the exons ATGCGGGACACACAACGCACCGACTCACGGGGGGTTACACAAAACACACGTTCGGTACGATGGATAAATGGTGCCGAGGCCAAGAAACAGGGTTATGCATCCCAATATCGGGCTGCACGGGTTGCCATACTTCGATTACTTGGATTACCGAGTTCGCCGGACTATCCTGTACTGGAAGATGAACACATGTATGCCAAAAGCTCAGTGACTCCTCGAGAACTGGGAGATGGGAGAAAAACGGATGCGTGGATTTGGCGCTACGGGCGATTGAAAGGCTTAGATGATAAAGGGAAAATGGAGTTTGTTCTTGAAG CCGAAAGGATTCAGTGGTTTCGAGCGAAAGCGGATATGGAGCGATTaatcgaagaaatcgagaTACTCGAGGAAGAATTCCGCAGACTAGTGAGATCATGCCAATCGCTCTCGTCATATTGGTCGCAGCTTGCCGATGTTCCACCCTCTCCATTCTTCTCGAGATTCCAGCTCGCCAAAagtgttcaaacgttcatcgAGGGGCCTCAGAATCCGTATTGTGTGTATGCGGCACAAAAAAGTGCACTGTATGACAAAATGGCCAAAGAGACTGAGAAGAAGTTTCGGAAGCTCGGCGGTTGTTGGCCAGGTGAAACGGAGGATTTGAATGCATTTTTCAGGCGACAACGACCAACCGTAACAGTGGATTGGAATAACGTACAGCCGTAA